Proteins encoded by one window of Xenopus tropicalis strain Nigerian chromosome 6, UCB_Xtro_10.0, whole genome shotgun sequence:
- the LOC100494837 gene encoding uncharacterized protein LOC100494837, translating into MASSKQKMESDEKQKGTAASGKESKAGLLSKYIKPSIQQRESDLTVYDLESSNILSEGKYKKMQFGVENPHKANKVIVMVGETGSGKTTLINSLINCILGVGWEDKYRYRLIEENTGKSKTQSQTSHVTIYQIHHMEGFTIPYSLTILDTPGSGSTEGIDQDRLIAQQLKDCFNPHWGVDRIDAICFVVKASVTRLTTMQRYVFDSIISLFGKDIKHNILICVTFADHTKPQVIQALLDAQVPCAKEGNDPLYFKFSNSDLYTKRSGEDEDDVALAKIFYKMGRNSSTNLFMTLGEMTSQSLYMTKEVLKEREILEITMEGLLPRIQEAALKQHELEKTERILQQHEDDIRNNRNFEYEEQETIKEKKYGKENAINCHKCEMTCHHPCRVPFDHVTALCEVFTWGRVCTVCGHNAGMHYCENHIWESKVETKKKTYSALKEKYERACEGKSSKETLYEMLSGEIRALEEKQMKLIEKAATCLGRLREIALKPDPLSAPDYIDLLINAEKHEAKPGYRERITSLEKAKRKAEKLQEIEKNST; encoded by the coding sequence aTGAAAAACAGAAAGGAACAGCAGCATCTGGCAAAGAAAGTAAGGCAGGCCTTCTTTCGAAATATATTAAGCCCTCGATTCAGCAAAGAGAAAGTGATCTCACAGTTTATGATCTGGAGTCATCAAACATTCTTTCAGAAGGAAagtataaaaaaatgcaatttggaGTTGAAAACCCACACAAAGCCAATAAAGTGATTGTGATGGTGGGAGAGACGGGATCAGGCAAAACAACTCTCATCAACTCTCTGATAAACTGCATCCTGGGAGTGGGATGGGAAGATAAATACAGATACAGGCTTATTGAGGAAAATACAGGTAAATCTAAAACCCAAAGTCAGACGTCTCACGTCACCATTTACCAGATACATCACATGGAAGGATTCACCATCCCATATTCCCTGACAATCCTTGATACCCCAGGGTCTGGCTCTACAGAGGGTATTGATCAGGACAGACTTATAGCTCAGCAACTGAAGGATTGTTTTAACCCACACTGGGGAGTTGACAGAATTGATGCCATTTGCTTTGTGGTTAAGGCCTCAGTCACTCGTTTGACAACAATGCAGAGATATGTGTTTGATTCCATTATCTCCCTGTTTGGGAAAGATATAAAACATAATATTCTAATCTGTGTTACGTTTGCTGATCACACTAAGCCACaagttatacaggcgctactagATGCACAAGTGCCATGTGCTAAAGAAGGCAATGATCCATTGTACTTCAAATTCAGCAACTCTGATCTATACACCAAACGATCAGGTGAGGACGAAGATGATGTTGCATTAGCCAAAATATTCTACAAAATGGGGAGAAACAGTTCAACAAATCTGTTCATGACACTGGGAGAAATGACCTCACAGAGTCTTTATATGACCAAAGAAGTGTTAAAGGAAAGGGAAATCCTTGAAATTACAATGGAAGGGCTGCTGCCGAGAATCCAGGAGGCCGCATTAAAGCAACATGAGCTGGAAAAAACTGAGCGGATCCTACAGCAACATGAAGATGAtattagaaacaatagaaattttgAGTATGAAGAACAAGAAaccataaaggaaaaaaaatatggtaAGGAAAATGCAATTAATTGCCATAAGTGTGAAATGACTTGCCATCACCCCTGCCGGGTCCCATTTGATCATGTGACTGCTCTGTGTGAGGTTTTCACCTGGGGGAGAGTCTGTACCGTGTGTGGGCACAATGCTGGCATGCATTACTGTGAGAATCACATTTGGGAAAGTAAAGTAGAAACTAAGAAGAAAACTTACAGTGCCCTGAAAGAGAAATATGAGAGAGCCTGTGAGGGGAAGTCAAGCAAGGAAACTCTGTATGAAATGCTAAGCGGAGAAATCAGGGCTTTAGAGGAAAAGCAAATGAAACTCATTGAAAAAGCTGCTACTTGCCTCGGGCGCCTGCGGGAAATTGCCCTAAAGCCTGATCCGCTCTCTGCTCCTGATTATATCGATCTGCTCATTAATGCAGAGAAACATGAGGCAAAGCCCGGATATAGGGAGAGAATTACATCATTGGAAAAGGCCAAGCGCAAGGCTGAGAAACTACAGGAAATTGAAAAAAACAGCACCTAA